Below is a window of Vespa crabro chromosome 20, iyVesCrab1.2, whole genome shotgun sequence DNA.
TGCAATGTATACGTATGAAGGATATGAGTTAACAATTAATTCTTTCAGAGTTCCGATATTCAACATTCTGtataatcgaaaaataattttttttatattaaaatcaccgtattacaatattatcacgatatttctgaaagaaaaaaaaaaatataatgatcgaCTTGTACTCGACAAGGTCTgccattttgttttctttgttcttttttttttcctttttcttttccttttgaaaagaaagaatgacgtctgaaaagaaaaaaatagatagaggaaaagtttatataaatatttacatatagttttatatatatatatatatatatatatatatatatatatatatatatatatttacatatattatataaatattcaaagagCCCATATTAGTTTCtcaaaaatgtttctttctaaCAATGAAACATTTGTAAATttgttcgatcgatttattaccgttgattgatatattaagcgaaaaaataaataaataaataaataaataaaaaaaaaaatataaaaaataaggaaaaaagaaataatgaaataaaaagatttgtaGGTAGAATGAAACGTGCAAGTGACTCAACTTTAAAtaacattgtaaaaattacaaaactgatgaaaaaataattaagaaaacgaagattacatattattatagtagtaaGATAATCGTAATTGTACTGTAAATCCTCTATTGTCTCGCCTCGAAGAACACCTTGctgattatattgattatttaattatttgtcaCAATTTGATACACGttctttctaaatatatatatatacataaaaaaaagaaaaaaaatagaaggaaaaataaacagggaaaaaaaagaatccaaaaaattataatatatcgtcatgaggataaatttattaatttgtattacttgatattatttataaatcttttcttatatacatttcgaagaatattttttatttatttattataatatttatttatttatttattataatatatatatatatatatatatatatataacttataaaGATCTagatataatgttataatagtattaaaaaatgatatttgtgtaaaatatctaaaaaaagaaaaaaagaaaaaaaagaaaaggaaacctctttttatgaaatttaagaaaataatgtacttgtatttctatatcaattaaacaatgaattattattttgttgataATATCAATCTCAAAATCATTTagcatttttaatttataatagtttcagttataaaataacaaattattaatgacaaatctcaaaactttttcaatttttcataaatgatCAAGAAgtcttatttgatttatttgttttagaacgaatcgatcgaacaatatatatatatatatatatatatatatatatatatatatatttataagatccAAAGTGATTTATTCTACGTCACCCTGTTATGAATCACATCACGGATGTCTATGGTATTTCCCATCCCATGATTAACAATGAGATTGTACAAGAGCACACGGAAATATTAACacaatcgaattaatttacattattatatacgaatttttttcgaacgtttattattccaaaatcatttttacagTAATTGCAGTGTCCTTGTCTgtctagaaaaagaaaaagaaaaaaaaaacaaagaaaaaataaaaaaaaaaagaaaaaaagagaagaaaaaataaaagtcaaATTTAAAATCAACGTTAATTTGAACATTggatcatataatattttatatatactataattatatattatatattatatataaatgaattatatataatataatataatattatatcacgaagaaaaataattatatagaataaaatattatatagataacttttttttttttttttttttttttttttcattgatcaaGAAGCCAATGGCTATTGAatgttaaaaggaaaaaaagaaaaaaaaaaagaaaacttaatatatttccacgaattatttaattattaaattgacctatagagataattaatcaaataattaagataactatgcgataatattaagtattttttatatgttgcACAACGATTCTACCCCCTCCCCCCAGGCCTCCTCCCACCCTCTAACATCTCTGTAAAAGAGGAATcacttgttaattatttttaggaTATGAAAAGGAAGGATGTGAAAAATTGTAAACGtcataaaaatgagaaagaggagaCGAAGAATTGGAGGGGTCATCCCCGATGAAAATAGTAAGAGATTTTTGAGGACTCATtggattcttcttttttccctctagGTATATTCCctgacgtatgtatgtacgtaaataaatacgtaagtACATGAACGTATGAGTCAGGCAAAAGATGTTGTAATCGacataagaaaagaattgttactttcctctattttttctttggagaaaatttcatttttcttttctctctctctctctctctctctctatctatctatctatctatctatctatctttctctcattgaaaataattagaagaataatggcaatagtaattttttccaaatgcaaatgatataaaaagtagaaagagaacaaatttTGACATCATCGtcattctattaaaatattaataaaaatgatagaattcaattgaaatattaagaataatcttcaaataatataatcaaagttataataaatttaacaaatttttcttgatCGTTTCATCTTGATAAATAGCCAAAGTGGaagtagatagaaaaagatggatagaaataaaggtagggagagataaagatagagatacatagatagatagatagagaaagagagagaaagagagaaagagagagagagagagagagagagagagagagagaaaagaaaacattagtAAGACTTAAGTAGATTTACTTGATctcatcttttctatcttacgcatacgaagaagaagtaaCTACTTATATACTTAAATCATTATTCATTTGACACTCGTCAATCTGATCGACGACGAATCGTATAGTGACTCGTTCGAAGATATTTATTACCAGTGCTACCAggtttccttttcctttttgtttttttctttttttttttttttctttttttttttttagcagtGTACTTACATATCCATTTATAAACACAACAAAAAAATTCCAAGTACAAAGGAAACGTAAATGCATCTCTACGATGTAACAGTGTTATATACTCTTTGACTTTATCGACGTTTCGgtgaaaattcaaatttatcttaatctttgcttctctctcttctgttcatttttatcccttctctctatctctccctctctccctcggaaaagagaaaaataaatatattcaaacgACATTGAACTTGTTTTCAGTTGATGTTTCTtaacggagagaaagagagagaaagagagagagaaagtgtgtgtatgtgtgtatatatcgtAGACAATGTCTAAAAGGATTTTGTTCGATCTAAATGATCGAAATCAATGATCCAAATTACGAGATAGAtatcaattgaaaaaattatcgtacaattaaattcttttaatctGTGATATTAGAGAAGAAAGGATTAAAGGAGAGTTACATTGGTGcgcgtttttatttattgacgATTACTAACAATTGAACATGTgacaaaaaaggataataatgatgatgacgacgacgataatgatgatgatgatgatgatgatgatgatgattataattGTTCTGACATTATAATATGATTCTTAGTTCTATCGGAAGTTCACTGtccttttaacaaaaattatcgTATTAAGGTAAAAACTGATGGATAATGATCTTCTTCTATCAATGTCTTTAACGATCAGTGCTTGCTCGTGTTTATACTTTtgagttttatattattgatttttttctgtGTCTTTTCTGTATATATCGGTATATGTAagcaaaagtaaagaaaagaaaagaaaaaaaaaaaaagaaagaaaaaaaaaagagagagaaagaaatgtggcgttttatcgtttaataacAAGCGTTACTACTATCTGTTAGGGATTAAGCATACTCTTAAAATGAAACTGATCAACATCGTGGGGAAaacaagatattttattaagaaattaaactGTTAGAGTAACATTATTCgtaaaaaatctattaaaattcatatcactgataattatctaataatcGATCTAATTGTTCGTTTATTATGTGTCTAATGTGTCtttctttgatttctttcaatattattatcgcgaaacaatttgtttttttttgtcagaAAATTTTTAGGCCATCAGGAGCAGTTTTTTCTTCACTCAGTTTATCAATGATTGGGATAGTTTTATGAGACAAATTGTTATACATAGGTTCTCTTtcatacttaaaaaaaaaaaaaaaaaaatatatatatatatatatttaaacttgTCCATCGATTTAATGCATTTCGCTTATGGTAAATTTATGGGAAAAATTAcaagaaaattcattataaatttatcatcataatcTCAAATCATTGTAAAGTCTCAGTTTTATATCGTGAATCATGTCATTTGAAATAATCCCTCTTAGGAATTCATAtgacatttattaaaaataaatcatattaaaacgtttttaaataaaacattttattatcgtgTATTCGTTATGTTTTATTGTACGATcgttcaattaaaataatttttatcttttgacgACAGATTAACAAAATGATCAACGAGATTGCAAAACTTATATTTCTTCTCCATCatctattgtttttgttaaatGGAGCAATGGCCGTCGAATCACCATGCCCggaatattttcgttatattcgtaacAATAATTTCGAGGACATGGGACAAGTGGAAATACCATGGCCACCGAAAAATATGGCGTTGCATTTGAAAATAGAATTAACCGTGGCAACGTCTTTACCATCGgtaaagtattttctttttttttaataagaaacaataaatCGACGCCATTGAAAATATGTATCGTCTattatcttctcttctttgttttttttttctttttctttttttataaaatagctTTCTTATAAACTGAaatgttctatatatatatatatatattattattattattattatttattatataaaattttaatttactatGTATTCCTAGAAAATGAACTTTCTTGAAAATGTAATATCATAGACCGatcaattatttaacaaaaatccGATTGATAAGATCTtcattattttagaaatatgtCGGACGATTGGAATTGGCACAATCAAAAGAAGAATCAGTTAGAGCCGTTCAACAGGGaagatcattattttatttagttcATTTTCCAATAAGCCAGCCATTACCGATCCTAACAAATATATGGTTCAATGAACAACTATACTGCAGTGGTCCGCGTGGTAAGTTTTTATATCACCGATCATCATCAATCATCAGTGATCTGattgataattaaatcttTACACTCCAatcaatattgtaatataattgaacaacagtaaatttcaaaaatttctttgtacaaaaattcttgtaatttttaaatcttatatgtctatataattaaatccTTAATAGAACATTTGTATGAAATGGAAatgattaataacatttatcatagaattattaacaaagaaatttttaaatttgatacatattatttatttaataaaactatCTTGCAGCATTGGGACGAATCGTGACATCCATCGTTTTGGAACATACGCTTTTTCCACCAAGGATATTAACTATCTCACCTAATCAAGGAAACAATCTTGATACACAACcgaatttcaatgattttataccGTTCAATCAAATCTTGTCTCCGTCATTGATACAAGAGAcaccatcaccactaccatcaccatTACCACTACCACAACCGCCGCCATCATTGCCACCTCCACGACCATCACCGCAACCATCATCACAACCATCACCACAATTATACCCAATACCAAACAAAATGTTATCAGAAAACAAATCCTTGAATGATAACGGCAACGACAACTGTGGTCGTGTTAATATCccagataacaatattaatccTTTAATAGCCAAAGGTTTAGAGACAAGTCCAGGTCAATGGCCTTGGTTGGTCGCCATTTTCGTCGTGAAGATACAATTTGAATTTCATTGTACTGGTACTCTGGTTACGAATAAGCACATTGTTACAggtattacattaatattacaataataatcgcAACGATCTGTCTTTCTTAATTTCtgataatttttgattatttcattgaatattaattatccttGATTTGTCATCATTTGATCGAACAAATCTTAAATTGAATTGATACGTTTtgtaattgtttcttttaaaagtatccttgaaaagataatttttctttcttcttaataaAAACGTTCCATTTAAGGATTATCGATCCATAccgtgaaaatataaaaattgatcagATCTAATTGTTTTACGctaattcttaattatttatatcatcatatatatatatatatatatacgttacaATGtagtttaatatattctaaaaaaatttatccaaAACTTTTGCTATATTAAagacaattaatatatttaatttgaggatttaatttttattaatattgtatctTTGATAACAGTGGCACATTGTACAAGATTAGATGACGTAATCTTACCAGCCAGTACAATGCTCGTTTCATTAGGACGTTATCGTTTACGTGATTGGAGAGAAGAAGGATCGGTTAATCGAGAAGTGAAAGAATACAAATTACATCCAGATTACAAAGGTGATATTAAAGATCCAACTGCTGACGCTGATTTAGCTGTAATAACATTGTGGGAACCAGTCGAATTTTCTGATTTTATCAAACCAATTTGTCTTTGGTCTGGATCAAACGATCTACGTGATATCGTTGGATCCAAGGGATATGTTATTGGTTGGGGTCAAGATGAATTTGGTAAATACTTGACTAATCCTCACATGGCCATTGTACCAATTGTATCTCAGGTAaggtttatttttcttttaacaaaattataaattaatattaaattttcttactattatcttttatacttttatattttattttcaattttattttataatatgacTGACTATTAATAGTTTAGctggatcttttttttccgttatCCGCCTGTTATCACTATTtgtaatgttaaaatatttagtattttttattacaaatttagaatagaacatatatatatatatatatatatatatatatacatatatgtttgtgtaatttaaatatttatatatttattatatatttatttagataatttttcgagtaaaaaatattaaaaattcaatagaGAAAGGGATATCAAAATAGTGGCAGATAAATAACAAGGAAGATccaattagttttattttatatcaccctatatatatatatatatatggctaattaattgaatttcaattattatataggaAGATTGTCTCTGGAGTAATGCAGGTTTTGTCGCTTTTACATCCAATCGTACTTTCTGTGCTGGTTCTAGAAATGGTATTGGACCATGTAATGGTGATAGTGGAAGTGGTTTGGTGATACGTAAAACAGATGGACGTTATCAATTACGTGGTGTTGTTTCACGCTCTATTTTAgatagaaatacaatgtcctgTGACCTTAGCCATTATGTTGTTTACGTCGACGTAGCAAAACATTTAGATTGGATACGTTTGCAAATAACTTTGTGAAGTTAAATTTGATAAGACAAAAATCGAGTAAATCCAGATGATATGAGCTGGAGATTATGAAAGTAGTCTAATTcagatat
It encodes the following:
- the LOC124431119 gene encoding serine protease gd-like, giving the protein MINEIAKLIFLLHHLLFLLNGAMAVESPCPEYFRYIRNNNFEDMGQVEIPWPPKNMALHLKIELTVATSLPSKYVGRLELAQSKEESVRAVQQGRSLFYLVHFPISQPLPILTNIWFNEQLYCSGPRALGRIVTSIVLEHTLFPPRILTISPNQGNNLDTQPNFNDFIPFNQILSPSLIQETPSPLPSPLPLPQPPPSLPPPRPSPQPSSQPSPQLYPIPNKMLSENKSLNDNGNDNCGRVNIPDNNINPLIAKGLETSPGQWPWLVAIFVVKIQFEFHCTGTLVTNKHIVTVAHCTRLDDVILPASTMLVSLGRYRLRDWREEGSVNREVKEYKLHPDYKGDIKDPTADADLAVITLWEPVEFSDFIKPICLWSGSNDLRDIVGSKGYVIGWGQDEFGKYLTNPHMAIVPIVSQEDCLWSNAGFVAFTSNRTFCAGSRNGIGPCNGDSGSGLVIRKTDGRYQLRGVVSRSILDRNTMSCDLSHYVVYVDVAKHLDWIRLQITL